The genome window GAGAAATTGCCGACGGCAAACTCTTTTATAAATTCATCGACGAGCAAGAAGCAGAATAACCCGGAAGCCCGTTTCCCTCTGCTTCCTGTCCGGTCTGCGCGACTATGAGTGGGCAGGAAATTCAAAATCATAAAGCCGGCAGGGACTTTTTCGTCCTTGAAACCTTCGAAGCCGGGGTCGAACTCAAAGGAACTGAAGTCAAATCCCTCCGCGCCGGCCAGGGAAATCTCAGCGACTCATTTGCCCGGATCGAAAAAGCCGAGGCCTGGGTTTTTAATTTTCACATCGCGCCCTACGACAAGGGCAATCGCGAAAACCACGAGCCCAAGCGCCAGCGCAAACTCCTGCTCCACAAGCGCGAAATCTTCAAGCTTCTGGGCGCTGTTTCGACAGAGGGCCGCACCCTGATCCCGTTGAAGGGCTATTTCAAAAACCAGCGCTTTAAAATTTTACTCGGGATTTGCAAGGGCAAAACCCATGGCGACAAGCGCCAGGATATCAAGAAACGCGAGACCGACCGGGAAATACGGCGCGAAATGGCCCGTCGCCGCTGAAAACTTTTCAAGGAATGAAAACGACAGGCTGGATTCGAGAACTGAAACGCAAGCTGGGCTCCGGGATTGTCAGCACCGCTCCGTCAGTTTTGAAGGAACATGATGGCGATGCCTGGGACGCGCACGCCCTCCCGGACGTGGTGGTAACGC of Candidatus Methylacidiphilales bacterium contains these proteins:
- the smpB gene encoding SsrA-binding protein SmpB; amino-acid sequence: MSGQEIQNHKAGRDFFVLETFEAGVELKGTEVKSLRAGQGNLSDSFARIEKAEAWVFNFHIAPYDKGNRENHEPKRQRKLLLHKREIFKLLGAVSTEGRTLIPLKGYFKNQRFKILLGICKGKTHGDKRQDIKKRETDREIRREMARRR